Within the Ranitomeya imitator isolate aRanImi1 chromosome 8, aRanImi1.pri, whole genome shotgun sequence genome, the region ttgtcatacTGTGCATACGTTCATTCTTTTTTTGCATTCATTAAGTGCTTATTCAGCAGGTTATGGAGCAAGAAAAAGATGCTGTGTGTTCACATACTCCTAGTCTGTCATACAAGTGCCCAGTTAGAGCACCAAGGGCAGCACCACATATGGCCGAGACACCATGTACACAGATCATTCCATGCATCATCCACATCATACGTGTCCTATGGTCATCATGTgagcatatactgtatattccaCTTGCGTACTTCCTGGCACTCTCTGTGCTGCTGCCTTACCCTCAGTCAGTTTGCCTGCTTGTTCAGCTGCACCTCCAGGGAGGATTTTAGAAAACATgctttcaccctcgggaccgggctGTCCTGGGATGGCTCCTGTTGTTGTTTTTGGCCCAATTTTTGCACCTGTTAAAAAATAAACCAACATGAATCTAGTCTAATGTCAATGACACCCAGTGGTCCTAACACCCAGAGGCACTAAATCTCAGTGGTCCTAACATCCAGAGGTCCTGACACCCAGAGGCACTGACACCCAGTAGTCCTGATACCCAGAGGTCCAGACACCCAGACTAATTACACCTAGTGGTACTGACACCTAATGAGACTCATGACACCAAGTGGAACTGACACACAATGAGACTGATGACATCTAGTGGTACCAACACCCAATGAGACTGATGACACCTAATGAAATTGATGACAGCTAGAGGCACTGACAACCAATGAGACTGATGACACCTAATGAGACTGACACCTAATTCTACTGAGTGGTACTTACAACCAATTAGACTGATGACACTGACACCTAGTGATACTGACACCCAATGAGATTGATGACACCTAGTGTACTGACACTTAATGAGACTGATGACATCTAGTGGTACTGACAACCAATGAGACTGACACCAAGAGGCACCAACAACTTTCAAGGGATAAAGCTGCCATCTTGCACCAGCCTTCTATACACTTCTGGTGTTATTTTAAATATTTATTCCTGCTCTCTAATGTCCAAATGTGATGTTCCCATGATAGACTACATGAACAAGTGACCCTGGCACCTCCAGAACTTCAATCTGCTTCAATTCAGGACCTCACAGTTTCCACCACATCAGATTACCAACTTAGTACTCTCGTATGGCACTTCGGTCATTCTGGTGTCTTCACTGTATTCCGCTGTGTTCTCTGCAGTCACTACCTCTAGTGGTCACCCTGATGACGTGttctagtcctgcacacacagtggATGCTCTAGACCTGTGCTATGGGTATAGACGCAcctgcaggagctgctggcacgGATGTCTGTGGTCCCCTTCCTGCTTGTACCGCCGGCTTTGCTGCCGTTTTGGAAGCCTCCACTGGTTCcacttttggctggaatagataaaaCACGATTCCTAAAATCCAGTAATTCTTCATACATCAACATGTAGTGTCACTTGCACAGACCTTGGGGTATACGTCAGGTCTCTCGGGGGGCTCAAACTGTTCTGGTGCAGTGTACAAATGTAGAGCAGAGTGTGGGATCATAGTTTTGGGGTGTTTTGGTTGTTTGAGTACTTGTGTGACTGATTGTAGATGACTTGTAGACTGTGTATAATGCACtgtggccaatgtagtggtgtcctAGTTCGTGGGCATCAATTTTAATGGCCAATGCTAGCGCCGCTGTCTTAATTAAGGATCATTTCCATGTAAAGTTGGCTGTCGGGAGGAGTTGGAAGTAGCAGTAATTATCGGGTCTGGTGAATGAAATGGAGCCAAAATGTCTCTTCTGGCACCAAAAATACCTCAGTAACGACAAGTTATCGGTCGCGCCTTGTTACAGATTTAACATTGGGGCCCAGTGGCTCTAACTTACACCTGAATGATCAGGTGAGACTTTAACCAGCACTCATGATTGGTTAGCAAATGGAGAACGTCTGGTTTGCACTGACCCTGCTATGTAGTGGTCTTACTTACTTGTGCAGATGGTGGTGCAGTAGGTTGCAGGGTCTGCTGTGGTTTTGCAGACTGTTGTGGCTGTTGCTGTTGTGTCCGCACTGCGGCCTGTCCTTGAGGACCAGGCTGCTGCTGTTGACGGGAGGCAGTCTGCCCTTGGCTCCCGGCAGTCTGCTGCTGTTGCGACGGCGGCACTGGTGTCCTAATTGGTTGACTTGGTCCTTGCTGATGCGGCGGCTGCTGATGAGTGGTTGGATGTGAAGTACTTTGATGAGACATGGGCTGATGGGAGGACTGGTGAGACCCTTGCTGTGAAGGTCCAGATGCCTGCTGCTGCTGTCTGGAGCTCAGTTGTTGGGGCtgctgttgtcttgcttgctgctgTTGATTAGCCTGAGCCTGTCTTGCTTGCTGTGATCCCTGGTGATGAGTGTCAGGTTTTTGTTGTAGTGATATCTGAGATTGCCTCTGAGACTTCTGTGTTTCTGCACCATGGTGATAACTGGAGGATTGTCTTGACTGTTGAGAATACTCAGAAGAACTTGGTGGATACCCAGATTGTGATCTAGAATCTGACTGCTTCTTCAAAGATGATGACTGTGAATGTGAGCGTGATTCATGCCTCCCTTGATCTCTTGGATGCGGTTTCGATGATCGTCTAGACTGTTCATCCAAGTGTCGGGAAGAATGCCTTCCAGAATCTCCGTGATGTCGATGATCTTTTGAAGATGGATGACGAGGCTGAGAGTATTCCTCATGTTGCCACATATCTTCATCGGGAGGTTCATCGTAATCATGATAAGTGTGTTTGACCGGCATTTTCTTCTGTGCCGAGGAATGGCTGCTATAATACCTTGATCGATCAGGGCGTGCTTCTCTTGGTTTATCAAACCAATCAGTTTCTTCCTGACCCAAATGATAGGCTTTAGAAACCAAAAAACAAACTGTGGTCAGCTAATGTGACCAATGATGAAGAGGGAGTATAGTGAAGCCATGCAATAAACGTACAAGAATCAGCTGAGGACATGCAAGAGATACACCAAAGTCTGCCACAAAGTACTGGAAGCGCACCATGTGGTAACACACAGAAAACAAAGAAAAACCACCTGTACAGCACCATGCTGACACACAGAAACGGCAGAAAGATGAGGTGGGAAGGCACAGCATGCGAACGCAGGAAAAGGCAGATTTCTCTAGACTGGCATGAACAATAGAAAGGAGGTAATCATCTCCAGCATGCTGAGACGTCACCACTTCTAGTCTTTACCTTCACTGTCTGAAACGACACAGTGGGAATCGTCCATCATGTAAGCTTCCTCGTGCTTATAGCTATGGTTTCTTGGCACTTCTTTAACGTGTTCTTGTACATCAGGCAGTGAGTGGCTGGAACAGAACTGAGAACAAGTGTCCACCGCAGACTGAGAAATGGAGCCAGCAGATGAACGAGAACTACCCACTGACTTCCCGAGAGGACTGACAGGACTCTCCTCCTCCGAGGGCTGGCTCCGCATTGGGGCTCTTCCTCTGCTTTGACTCATTGTAAGACTTGATGGTTTTGCGCTTGACTTGTGATACCTATCGGAACTGTCCCGCTCATACGATTTGCTTCTCCCGGAGTCACGACTTGATTTTTCCATGCCATAACTGGTTGCTGAGCGGGAGCGACTATACATCCTATCATCCTCATCCACAAGATCTCTACTGGAAACGCTGTAATACTTCTGCTGTTCATACACGTTTTTCTTCAGGCCATACGTAATCTCATCCTGAAGTTTCTTGGCTCTTGAGGATATACTGCAGCTGTTGCTTATTGAGGAGGTCACTGCGTAGGAAGCGGCCAAGTCAGATTCAACATCTTTTGCTTCCTCGATGGGGGAAAACTTTGAGATTTTCTGCTCCATTCCCTGTTTTCTGTGTTTGCTTCTCTTAGATGACACTACAGCCGGTGCCAGGTTCTTGGAGCAATGTTTTTGCATTCCGCTAGATCCATGCTTGTGCCTGGACTCATTCTCTCCATAATAATAGGAGCTACTGATAGAGTCGCGACCATTACTGTCACTGCTTCGCTGGTAGCTGCTTCTCCCTCGGTAGTCGGTACTGTGGTGATCATAAACATCTTCTTCAGACTCTTCCTCGGCTCTGGAGTAACAGCACGGCTTGCTGGAGCTGTCACATTCCAAGTGGCTAGTTTTCTCTTGGATGTGGCGTCCGTTGCTTTTCTGCTGCAGAGGCTGGGGTATAGGCTCTACTTTTTGGCTTTCTGATGATGGTGGGTTCTCTTTTGTTAGCTCACTGATATCCTCAATCACGACATAATTACGAGGAATGTTTTGTTCTAGGTTTGTATAGAGGGAATCAGAAGGATAAGAATTAGAGGGGCTTTCTGCTCCATTGGCCCGGTCTGTCTGTCTTGCCTCGGTGGTCTTGTACTGTTCATAATTACTGGTGACCGATGTATTACTGTAGCCAGTGTCAGGAGTTGCCGATGATATGACCACGGTGGGGTTTCCAATCACCTCATAATTGGTAGGTACTTTGTGCTCTAGATCAGCCAGTGATGTCTGCCGTGGTTTCTGGTGAGTGCTTTGGCTGTCAGCTTGTGGTGGAAACCCTGCATGTAAGGTGGTTTGTAATGGAACCTGGCTAGCATAGGTGGTTTGGGCTTGATAAGGGTTTGGTGGCCTGAAAGCTGTGTGATTCTGAAGGCCTGTGTCTGTCTGATAACCTGTGGTTGGAGCAATGTTGTGAGTCTGATATGATGTGTGTGCAGGATAATTAGGTACCTGGCCCTGAAAGCTGTTTTGTGATGGACCATTGCTAGACACCGGATACTGTAGCTGCTGAAACCTGGTCTGCTGGATGGGGACAGAGACAGGTGCAACTGCTTGGCCAGAAGAATATTGATAGGTGCTAGATGTATAAGAAGACGATGATGTTTGGAACTGTTGTGCGGCCTGGAAATCTGAGTACTGCGGAGCAGTGCTAGCCCTGTTTAAGAGATTGCTGCTGTCGTAGCCAGACATTCGTAAATTGTTAAGCTCGCTATCTGACATGTAATCCCTATTTTCACCCAAAGATCGGATATAGGAGAAATCTCTTGTGCCTCCTCTGTCTTTCACAAGGGACTCCTTCCTCTGAGTAATGCCAAGTTCTAAATACTTCAGTTTCGCATCAATCTCCTTTTCTTCCTCTTCCAGCTCTGCCTGCTGTTTGCGTAGTTTTGTGGATTCTTGTTCTACAATCTTTAGATCATGATCTATGGTTTTCAGAAAACCAACTTTTGGCATCTGTATGGCTTGGCCTCCTGTAATCTTCTGCGATAGGTTCGGCATGTATAATTGGGAGTGAGCCTGACTGGTGGTCAGTGGCAGGTGAGCTTCATCAGGAGGAGGGCTGGGCAGAGTTCGCTTCACTTTGCGTGTCAAAGAATTTGGCTGGAAAGCTGAAATCTACAACAAATAAAATAGATGTGTAGACGGCCCAACAAGACAACATCAAATAAAGAGCTAATGACAAAAAAACAGAGGTGTTCATTAAAAGAAAACATACAAAACAAGTGACTAATTACTGCTCGCTACTGTCGGCTATCTCCTGTCCAATATCAAAAGTTTACTAACCACTCTCTGCTTGCGTCTATAATCTACCTACTCTCTATGTCCTCTTCTCTCTACCATCTActgtctatctaatatctatctactcttctctctatcatctatctagtctGCTATCTACCTACTCGCTATCTACTCTTCTCTCTACCATCTATCTGCTGTCTGCTCTCTACTGTCCACCATCTACTGTCTAGTCTCTACAACCTACTGAAATCAACTACACAACATTAAGTTGAGTGTACAATCGATTTTCTTATACTTGTCTACTATCTGCTTTCAATGTTATACTATCAACTGTCTACTATGTGCTGTCTACTATCACCTGACTTTTTTCCATTCTGGGCCGTCCTCGGTCCTACTAAAGTCAATAAACGGTGGGGAAAGTACAAGGCGGCTCTGCACTGGTCTGACACATACAAGATGGTGTCAAGGCCTCGATCATGAGTGACCATatgtctccataaggagaaatgataccccttagaccccagtccatatGCCTAGAGATAGGGACGGTGTCAGGGGATGACTACACTCATGTCCTTCTCCTTTTATTATCTTAAATAATTGAAGAATCTGATTAATGGGCAGAAGCTAGAGTTTTCTGCCCCCCGGAGATCTTTCTAATTAACACCATCTTGAGGAACTCACGTTAGACGGAGATGGTGCTTCATATCTATTGTTGCATGGCAGAAACTAAAATGGCAAATATGTGATGTCTGGTATGTGATTTTCTGGAGAAGGCGACTGCTGCTTCATCCAGACTGCCTGTGTGAACCCAGATCTGTATAATTAGACATGATAATGGGCCAACTCCTGATATAAAGTGATTCTTACTGACTGCCATCCTGTGGGAGCCATGAGTGATGACGTGGACAAACTGTGCTAGTTGTACGGTGCTACACACTGTGGTTTACACCTGAACTGCGCGTGCACAGGGGTTTTTAGTGAGTGGTCTGACAGTCTGGGATTCTTATGTTATTTGCATTAAtgctatggtcacactatcagtatttgtaagccaaaaccaggagtgggtgaaaaatacagaagtggtgatgtgtttctattatacttgtccTCTCCTggatttggctacaaatactgatgtaaaacactgaccgaaTACGgaccatgtgaacgtggcctcatgCACATAATAAAGCCAGTTGAGATGACTTTCCATAGCTTTGCAGTAAAGGCCTGTTGTGTGCCAATAATGTAACCTTGAAGATGTAACGCGCACCAAGTCCTGACACCAATCAGTGACACTTCTACTATCCGCTCCTCACACTGAGCGATCACACTTAAAAAGCCGATGCATAACTGTCTCCTGACCTCCTCACTTGTTGCGGTGTCCCCCCATTATTTAGTGGCAGCTTTCATGGTTCTAGAGCCAGAATTTGGAAAAGCAAATGAGGTGAAAATAACGAAATAAAAAGCCTGGCGCTCCGCTAATGACAATGGTGATGGTGCTAAtgtaaacaaaacaacaaaaaagatGCAACAAAATAAGGTGAGAAGACAGAAACATTGAGCAAGAGCATGCCCATGACATATTGTGAACGTGTAAGGTCTAGCCACTGTCAGTATAGCACAGTATCATAGGGTACCGTGCCGTGTCTCTTACCTGACCACCGTGCAGTAACTGATGGTGATACAAGGAGAACCTGTCCTTGGCTGACTCCTCAGATGTAGGACTTAGGGGTTTAGGATCCGACAATGATCTCTGCATGGTTTTTATTGGACGTGGTAGAATCTGCTGTCGTTGTGTGGTTTCAGCTGTGAAATGCTTCTGGGGGGTAACATGGGCTTTGTTCAGCCTTTCACTAGATGCAAATGTAGATTCAAGTAATCTGTGGGGTGAAAGTGGTGACACTGGTGAGTAAAGAACTTGGGGGGACTTCGGGGGCTGACGATTAACTAGTTGACAAAGTGTGTCTGCTGGCAGATGTGACTGGTAACCAATCTCCAGAGGATCAGGCTTCTTCTTCTCAAACTTGGCAACCCCTTGTTGTCTTAACATGTGAGTATCCAGTGGCCCAGAAGCTGCAGTCTGCAGATTGGAGGAGTAGGGGGTTATAGTTGTGGGGATACTGAGCTGGGGAACCACTATTCCATGTGACTGAGTCTCTGGTTCTGTCTGGCAGGCGAGGCTTTCTCCTTTCTTTGTCTTCTCGGGAGCTGATATATACTTCACTATTTCTACTTTGGGGTCCGGAGTAGTGATATGTATGGATGGCGAGATCCTCTGCAGCTGGTCTGGTTCGGTCTGGACGGAGCAGTCACTAATTGTCTGGATCGCTATACTTGAGGTTCCTTTAGAATCATGCTTGCTATCAGAGCTGGAGTCAGAATGTCGTGACACTCGTGATCTTCGTCTGCGTGTTGGCTGTTCCCATTCTGCGTTGTCTTCATCATCTGTCTGGACGCTGCAGTCAGTGCTTCTTTTCGTCCGGCGGCGTCGAGACACATAGAATCTTTCCTCGCCATCCTCATCATCAGTCTGCACACTGCTGTCGGTGATCTTCTTGACAATGTAGCCTTCATGGTTGTCCTCAGTGTTGTAGGCATCTCGGAGACGAGGCATTGAGTTCCTCTTCTTAATAGTTCTGTTCACTTCCCATTGCTCATCAGTTTGGAGCGACATCTCGGAAGCAGAGTTAGTAAGTGGTCTCGAAGGGGCTGTATAGCGTGGCGGCCCTTGCGTGTCTGGCACAGTTGGAGCCATAGCAATGAATGGTGGGTTTACTGATGGCCAATACTGTCCACTTTGAGCAAGGGTTCTTTGCATTTCAATGGCAATTTCTGAAACTGTCTGTGGTGGAAGTCGCACTGTCTGGTCACAGGCTGGAGGGATGGAAGTCTTCTGCCTCTTCTGCTCCTCCAGTTGCTGTTGAAGCTGTTGTTGTAGCTGTTGAATCTGTTCAATCTGTAATCTTTGCTGTGCTAGCTGCTCCCGCTGAAGGACAAACTGCGCCTGACGCTCTTCTTGTTGCTGCTGGAGCACTTGCTGCTTGATTGACTGCAGCTCTTGGAGTTCTCTTTGCACCAACATCTGCTCCTTTTCTCTGTGGCGCTGCAGTTCTAAGCGCTCCCTCTCCAGTTCCTCATGTAGCCTTAGCTGCCTCATCGCCTCTAATTCTACCCTTTCCCGTTCAATCTGAAGCAGATGTTCTTGCTGCTTTCTCTGCcgctcttcttctttttctttctcctcTTTTTCAGTCCCAGTTTTAGCAACAGGAGGCTGGCTGTCAGTTGCAGTCTTCTGCTGAGTCTGACTGGTGTCCTTGGAAGAGCTCTGCACCACTGAGGAAACAGCTGGGACCTCAGAATGGACTTCTGCTGTAGTTATATCTGAACCTATATAAGACGCTACTACAGAAGCTGTAGCTACTGTTGAAGCAGGTGGGAGTGAGGACAGTGGGGTTGTACTGACTGGACATGCTGTTGTAGTGGTAGACAAAGTGCTGGCGGGTTTCCCCAAATAAACAGGGGTATCAAAAGTTGATGCTGAAGTAGCAGGTGGAAATCTATTCACTGCAGGATAGCGGTACACTGACTGAGGTCCTAGTGGCATCCTTGGAGTGACAAGTGGCACCCTAGTAAGATTTGCTAAAGGAACGGCAGTGACGCTGCCCGGGGCATATGGTCTATACAAACCTCTGATCATTGGTCTCAATACAGAAGCGGGTTGGGTGGTTATTGGAAGGGTGGAAGCTATAGGTGTATTGATAGTTGAGTAGATCATGCCATCTGCAGCTCTCACAGTGGCTGTAGCTGGGTACACGTGTCTGATAGTGCCAGATCGTGGACCCGGTATACTAAACTGTCCTAAGCTTCCAAAGCCTTGACGAATTTCTGAGAAATGAGGCCCATACATCAAAGGTTGCCTAATGGGAGCCACTCCCTGCTGGTTGGATAGCAGGTTAATTGCTGGCCCTGACCCAACAGAACTAGATCCATACTGCATCAGATCTGGGCTGTTTGTATGTCGCCCCCCATACTGGTCCATTGAGTTTAGAGCAGCACACATTCGGCTGATTTCTCGAGCGGTCGTCGCACTGTACTGAGCAAGGTTTGACTCTTGAAAGTTAGACAGATCTCTGCCAGAATATCTGTAGTCAGAGTAGATATTGGACATGGAGCTGAAGCGTCTTATGGGTAGTGAACTAAATAAATCAGTGGGCTGGCGAAGGTCAGTAAAAGAACCATACTGTAGTCCCTGACCTAGGTAGCTTCCATCGCTGAAGTTCATGCTGTAGGAGCCTTTCATTGTACTTAGGTCCATTGCACTTGCACTATCTCCTCCTGGAACTTGGTACGGTTGATACAAACCAATGTCAGATAAATTGGTCTCTGACATGGATGAATGCAGCCTTCCTTGAGGACCATAAGGGTAGAACTTCTGCTCTTCATAGAAATTTTGGGCAGGTGCAGAAGGTAGGGGAGGTGGTGGCACCATAGGTTTGGGTTCTCTGTATTGATAGCTTTCAGGAAGTTCTTGCTCTCGCTGACCAAAGTATTGAACCCTGGGTCTGACTGCCTGCGCTGATTCCCCAGTGCTTTTGTCTGGTACTTTAGAATTATATGCTCCAGCACAACTACCACCAAAGGGGAACTTGTAGACCACATCACAGCACACCACTTGGCTTTCAGGTTGCATCCCTGTAAGATCTAGAGCATTTGATGCCTGTTCCTCTTTACTGAGTTTGGTAACTGTAGCCGATGCCTTTTCATCCAGGTGCACCATAATGGAGTGAGGCTGGCTCCCTGCAATATTGATAGGAGGATGTTGAGCTTTGGGCTCTGGGACACCCTTATAAGCATCTGTAAAACCTGTCCCCTGGTCCTGTTGGAATTGTCTGGGCATGGCACTAATGTTAGCAATGTTTTGTGCAGGTTGAGTTCCTATGTCTCGTTTAACGACGGATGTGACCTGACTAGGAAGGTTATACCTTGCAAATATGTCTTTCTGCAAGCCTCCTGTCTCTTCTGGTTTGCCTGCACTTCCTCTCAATACCACGGACTGGGCGGTTTGTTCCATGTGTTTGGCTTGTGTTAAGCATACTGCACTTCCTGTCCCCTGGCCAAAATCTACCCTGTTGTGAAATGGATCTCCGTACACCATTGGTTGTTTTGGTTGTGATGCAATCATGGAGGAAGCCACAGTTATACTAACAGTTGTGGCTGTGCCAATACTGGCATGAGGTTGTTCTTGTGCATTGAGGTTTACAATCAAGGGCTGGACGGCTGTAGACTGGCGGGCTGGAGATGGCTCCATTGTCAAGGAGTATCGCCTAGATTCAGTGGCTAAAGAAGTAAGATCCATGCCCTGATCTGTCATAATGACTGGAGCACTTTTCATAGCTGTTCGTAAATCCACCGCGCTGCTGCTCGGTCTGGGCCCAGGCTCCACCCGTGAGGTTCcaggaatggaggagattctgca harbors:
- the BSN gene encoding protein bassoon; protein product: RFVLGCSQAPLSVRLLPSQAARHGNEASLEAGEGGGAAGQPLPSPGASAPGRGGQLPGPSGAASTGARLGDVSAPGRLQNPGRLAGQSSTPQTFRQTPESTKEVKSHVPPSQQASDVSRRTLQVESRGHRTGRSPSVSPDRGTTPTSPYSVPQIAPLPSSTLCPICNTTDLTSSPNQPNFNTCTQCHNEVCNQCGFNPNPHLTEVKEWLCLNCQMQRALGMDMTTATRSKSQQQLHSPLSPSLSPAKQMKPPTMSQSLHHLPLSPSPPSAPHHPHPPSAQQPPLSQHHPQPPSAQQPLLSRHHPQPPSAQHPLLSQHHHQPPSAQQQLLSRHHPQPPSTQQTPLSQHHHQPPSAQQTPLSQHHHQPPSAQQTPLSQHHHPPPSAQQTPLSQHHHQPPSAHQTPLSQHHPQPPSAQQPPLSQHHPQSSSAQQPPLSQHHPQSSSAQQPPLSQHHPQPPSAQQHHHQQPHSQSCDQTESHHKVQYQTQAQGKHKTQQKPQSQHQSQVKAGAETSLGSVQMEGSTMSSPHGKCQPTQQREQISQGQAKPSTPLEALRNSPQHSPGKPSTAEQKKSLGSFPAKPPASSAHGAQDQAQEGLTGKLFGFGASLLNQASTLISVPESTPQSQQSPGKVPPKIVFSDASKELSTKPQGSASPAMGRAEGSPLHKPGRSEYAKPKDVPKVVCPLCKTELNVGSGETQNYNSCTSCQKQVCNLCGFNPTPHLVEKHEWLCLNCQTQRLLEGSLGDAPPSPLPGSKQGSPRHQPGISIGASAKHVPGALSSGSPSNHPAQTASPFHQKTTPILTASPQHQAGAAIQRGPAGQPPDHTHDKRSSQQNHLKSSEQIKNEDRKPQTDPVQPKTPAESQKLSKQMVPKSKSMGNKKESSVKNGKSAEIQKMRDQEDISKPYSHDVSRSPQSLSDTGYSSDGISSSQSEIAGLVQQEEEKLNATGISQRSPPSPSELTKLETSMRPLLESKGSSQDDRFQGLREDQKQRPRSLSITPEAFDSDEELEDILEEDEDSLEWENRRDQRECTESSDDFGSKLCHDYVEDSSEGFSPLPTRQQKGNFSDEEFMRRQLLEMSAEEDNLEDDEQHFIKYTSSKNVRKTDPEKVKGISSSKRSPAYSSSDMYEESRKDGEAEEDEEDLSATQGGLRRFKTIELNSTNSYNRGIDLDQETDISLDREPELEMESLTGSPDERSRGEYSSTLPATTPSYTSGTSPPSLSSLEEDSDSSPSRRQRLEEVKQQRKARHRSHGPLLPTIEDSSEEEELREEEELLREQEKMREVEQQRIRSTARKTKRDKEELRAQRRRERSKTPPSNLSPIEDASPTEEMRQAAEMEELHRSSCSEYSPSIDSEAEGFEMIASKLYKSGSEYNLPTFMSLYSPTEKTSTSSTGNKPLKSAEEVYEEMMRKAELFQKQQQQSQQNLIYGNSYQQTQSSYEYQYIDDYGYESNKSGVSQNDYNTDMTTPGTVYDEILQTSQNISRMHHSSSIDLQDNKKAEIYAEKKFLHAENAYNEMLKQVSGPLTPGTSPTQLSAPVSFASSESLSGRVIPDVRVTQHFSKDGLDQTKFHSSSSVPISKAISSNYHYSKVSISCTSPSITSSSEVAAPHRSYGQSRGGMDYVINEEQYKNRMATEMDISRDKVQSVGTNVSLTSKVISFFKSTSPPLSPTSPTESPNHSPQRVNMSAGGRNTAEFSSQTQNSHRMDSSSALTSPMVAQGTQTPDRTMSPRLSRQQSSQETPFMVITLASDSSIQTKPRTVSSSTSPVTSPTRLNRQQTLHSYGQTPVSSSQFQPEQMQSSYTKTHTIIERSPASGTSMISSKAQPTAMVDGSSNTYNWGPLPPENISLCRISSIPGTSRVEPGPRPSSSAVDLRTAMKSAPVIMTDQGMDLTSLATESRRYSLTMEPSPARQSTAVQPLIVNLNAQEQPHASIGTATTVSITVASSMIASQPKQPMVYGDPFHNRVDFGQGTGSAVCLTQAKHMEQTAQSVVLRGSAGKPEETGGLQKDIFARYNLPSQVTSVVKRDIGTQPAQNIANISAMPRQFQQDQGTGFTDAYKGVPEPKAQHPPINIAGSQPHSIMVHLDEKASATVTKLSKEEQASNALDLTGMQPESQVVCCDVVYKFPFGGSCAGAYNSKVPDKSTGESAQAVRPRVQYFGQREQELPESYQYREPKPMVPPPPLPSAPAQNFYEEQKFYPYGPQGRLHSSMSETNLSDIGLYQPYQVPGGDSASAMDLSTMKGSYSMNFSDGSYLGQGLQYGSFTDLRQPTDLFSSLPIRRFSSMSNIYSDYRYSGRDLSNFQESNLAQYSATTAREISRMCAALNSMDQYGGRHTNSPDLMQYGSSSVGSGPAINLLSNQQGVAPIRQPLMYGPHFSEIRQGFGSLGQFSIPGPRSGTIRHVYPATATVRAADGMIYSTINTPIASTLPITTQPASVLRPMIRGLYRPYAPGSVTAVPLANLTRVPLVTPRMPLGPQSVYRYPAVNRFPPATSASTFDTPVYLGKPASTLSTTTTACPVSTTPLSSLPPASTVATASVVASYIGSDITTAEVHSEVPAVSSVVQSSSKDTSQTQQKTATDSQPPVAKTGTEKEEKEKEEERQRKQQEHLLQIERERVELEAMRQLRLHEELERERLELQRHREKEQMLVQRELQELQSIKQQVLQQQQEERQAQFVLQREQLAQQRLQIEQIQQLQQQLQQQLEEQKRQKTSIPPACDQTVRLPPQTVSEIAIEMQRTLAQSGQYWPSVNPPFIAMAPTVPDTQGPPRYTAPSRPLTNSASEMSLQTDEQWEVNRTIKKRNSMPRLRDAYNTEDNHEGYIVKKITDSSVQTDDEDGEERFYVSRRRRTKRSTDCSVQTDDEDNAEWEQPTRRRRSRVSRHSDSSSDSKHDSKGTSSIAIQTISDCSVQTEPDQLQRISPSIHITTPDPKVEIVKYISAPEKTKKGESLACQTEPETQSHGIVVPQLSIPTTITPYSSNLQTAASGPLDTHMLRQQGVAKFEKKKPDPLEIGYQSHLPADTLCQLVNRQPPKSPQVLYSPVSPLSPHRLLESTFASSERLNKAHVTPQKHFTAETTQRQQILPRPIKTMQRSLSDPKPLSPTSEESAKDRFSLYHHQLLHGGQISAFQPNSLTRKVKRTLPSPPPDEAHLPLTTSQAHSQLYMPNLSQKITGGQAIQMPKVGFLKTIDHDLKIVEQESTKLRKQQAELEEEEKEIDAKLKYLELGITQRKESLVKDRGGTRDFSYIRSLGENRDYMSDSELNNLRMSGYDSSNLLNRASTAPQYSDFQAAQQFQTSSSSYTSSTYQYSSGQAVAPVSVPIQQTRFQQLQYPVSSNGPSQNSFQGQVPNYPAHTSYQTHNIAPTTGYQTDTGLQNHTAFRPPNPYQAQTTYASQVPLQTTLHAGFPPQADSQSTHQKPRQTSLADLEHKVPTNYEVIGNPTVVISSATPDTGYSNTSVTSNYEQYKTTEARQTDRANGAESPSNSYPSDSLYTNLEQNIPRNYVVIEDISELTKENPPSSESQKVEPIPQPLQQKSNGRHIQEKTSHLECDSSSKPCCYSRAEEESEEDVYDHHSTDYRGRSSYQRSSDSNGRDSISSSYYYGENESRHKHGSSGMQKHCSKNLAPAVVSSKRSKHRKQGMEQKISKFSPIEEAKDVESDLAASYAVTSSISNSCSISSRAKKLQDEITYGLKKNVYEQQKYYSVSSRDLVDEDDRMYSRSRSATSYGMEKSSRDSGRSKSYERDSSDRYHKSSAKPSSLTMSQSRGRAPMRSQPSEEESPVSPLGKSVGSSRSSAGSISQSAVDTCSQFCSSHSLPDVQEHVKEVPRNHSYKHEEAYMMDDSHCVVSDSEAYHLGQEETDWFDKPREARPDRSRYYSSHSSAQKKMPVKHTYHDYDEPPDEDMWQHEEYSQPRHPSSKDHRHHGDSGRHSSRHLDEQSRRSSKPHPRDQGRHESRSHSQSSSLKKQSDSRSQSGYPPSSSEYSQQSRQSSSYHHGAETQKSQRQSQISLQQKPDTHHQGSQQARQAQANQQQQARQQQPQQLSSRQQQQASGPSQQGSHQSSHQPMSHQSTSHPTTHQQPPHQQGPSQPIRTPVPPSQQQQTAGSQGQTASRQQQQPGPQGQAAVRTQQQQPQQSAKPQQTLQPTAPPSAQPKVEPVEASKTAAKPAVQAGRGPQTSVPAAPAGAKIGPKTTTGAIPGQPGPEGESMFSKILPGGAAEQAGKLTEAVSAFGKKFSSLW